In one window of Campylobacter coli DNA:
- the nuoH gene encoding NADH-quinone oxidoreductase subunit NuoH: MSDFAFFALEALIKCIIVIAIFATLAGLATYAERKVLAYFQRRIGPDMVGPFGLIQLVADMIKLFTKEDIIPSNSQKLIFAIAPLIAAICAFVSLAAIPMLPEFTLFGRTIQPLIADINVALLFVIGTSGLCFYAIFLGGLASNNKWSIIGAARGLVAIISYESVGALALIAIVMLVGSFSLIDINNYQSDGFFSWLIFKQPLAFALFVIALFIETNRTPLCLTENEADIVAGYGTEYSGLRWGMFFIGEYASMIAGAILITLLFLGGFNDFYFIPGWIMMIVKSSFIFFWYFWARAAFPQLRPDQVMRMCYLILIPLAVLNLLITAFAVLI, encoded by the coding sequence ATGAGTGATTTTGCTTTTTTTGCTTTAGAGGCTTTAATTAAGTGTATTATAGTAATTGCAATTTTTGCTACCTTAGCAGGACTTGCAACTTATGCAGAAAGAAAGGTTTTGGCTTATTTTCAAAGACGCATCGGGCCTGATATGGTAGGACCTTTTGGACTTATTCAGCTTGTAGCAGATATGATAAAACTTTTTACTAAAGAAGATATCATACCTTCAAATTCTCAAAAATTGATTTTTGCTATAGCGCCTTTGATCGCGGCCATTTGTGCTTTTGTATCTTTAGCGGCTATTCCTATGCTTCCTGAATTTACATTATTTGGTCGCACTATACAGCCTTTGATTGCCGATATTAATGTAGCTTTGCTTTTTGTTATAGGAACTTCGGGGCTTTGTTTTTATGCTATATTTTTAGGTGGGCTTGCAAGCAACAACAAATGGTCAATCATAGGCGCTGCAAGAGGGCTTGTAGCCATCATTTCTTATGAGAGTGTAGGAGCTCTTGCTTTAATAGCTATTGTTATGCTTGTAGGATCTTTTTCTTTGATAGATATTAATAATTATCAAAGTGATGGATTTTTTTCATGGCTTATTTTTAAACAGCCTTTAGCTTTTGCGCTTTTTGTGATTGCTTTATTTATCGAAACCAATAGAACTCCACTTTGTTTAACTGAAAATGAAGCTGACATTGTTGCGGGTTATGGTACGGAGTATTCGGGTTTAAGATGGGGTATGTTTTTTATAGGAGAATATGCCTCTATGATAGCAGGAGCGATTTTAATTACGCTTTTATTTTTAGGCGGTTTTAATGACTTTTATTTTATACCTGGCTGGATTATGATGATAGTAAAATCAAGTTTTATCTTCTTTTGGTATTTTTGGGCTAGAGCAGCTTTTCCACAACTTCGCCCTGATCAAGTGATGAGAATGTGTTATTTAATTTTAATTCCTTTGGCGGTTTTAAATCTTTTAATTACTGCCTTTGCAGTACTTATATAG
- the nuoI gene encoding NADH-quinone oxidoreductase subunit NuoI, protein MKNYYLIDEKRKTPTSTWQKISQALKRSVKLELFVGLWVVMREMLKRNNSATIKYPFEKVKLDNRYRAVHRLMRFIESENERCIGCGLCEKICISNCIRMETSLDENARKKVGNYSINLGRCIYCGFCAEVCPELAIVHGTEYENAAEQRSYFGYKQDFLTPIDKLKNQVEFEGAGSLRKDADLLVKKTPNYYEVLQEREKNLCTDEECALPNLAPQGEVK, encoded by the coding sequence ATGAAAAATTATTATTTAATCGATGAAAAAAGAAAGACTCCTACTAGCACTTGGCAGAAGATTTCACAAGCTTTAAAAAGAAGTGTGAAATTAGAGCTTTTTGTGGGATTGTGGGTGGTTATGCGTGAAATGCTAAAAAGAAATAATAGTGCAACCATAAAATATCCCTTTGAAAAGGTAAAGCTTGACAACCGTTACCGTGCCGTACACCGTCTTATGCGTTTTATAGAAAGTGAAAATGAAAGATGTATAGGATGCGGGCTTTGTGAAAAGATTTGTATCAGTAATTGTATTAGGATGGAAACTTCTTTAGATGAAAATGCTCGTAAAAAGGTGGGAAATTATAGTATTAATTTGGGGCGTTGTATTTATTGTGGTTTTTGTGCTGAAGTTTGTCCCGAACTTGCTATAGTCCATGGTACAGAATATGAAAATGCAGCTGAACAAAGATCTTATTTTGGCTATAAGCAAGATTTTTTAACCCCTATTGATAAGCTTAAAAATCAAGTTGAATTTGAGGGTGCGGGTAGTCTTAGAAAGGATGCGGATTTACTTGTGAAAAAAACTCCAAATTATTATGAAGTTTTACAAGAAAGAGAAAAAAATTTATGCACCGATGAAGAATGTGCATTGCCAAATTTAGCTCCACAAGGAGAAGTTAAATGA
- a CDS encoding NADH-quinone oxidoreductase subunit J: protein MIEILAFTFFSVVVLGFFLVAVLSKTMLYSLSALAGGMVFLSGFYFLLDAEFLGVIQIIVYSGAVLGLYSFAMMFFDNSKEFKEKLRAKKSFFLLVILSAVLLLFMLLGFKHQNIASDLALSDPNLFDYNKQLAFAIFSKYLLAFEFIAILLLIALICAIVLTHKELTKER from the coding sequence ATGATAGAAATTTTAGCTTTTACATTTTTTAGTGTAGTGGTTTTAGGCTTTTTCTTGGTAGCAGTTTTGAGTAAAACTATGCTTTATTCTCTTTCTGCTTTAGCGGGTGGAATGGTTTTTTTATCGGGTTTTTATTTTTTACTTGATGCAGAGTTTTTAGGAGTGATACAAATTATAGTTTATAGCGGGGCTGTGCTTGGGCTTTATAGCTTTGCTATGATGTTTTTTGACAATTCCAAAGAATTCAAAGAAAAATTAAGAGCTAAGAAAAGTTTTTTTCTTTTGGTAATTTTAAGTGCCGTTTTACTTTTATTTATGCTTTTGGGCTTTAAGCACCAAAATATCGCGAGTGATTTGGCTTTAAGTGATCCAAATTTATTCGATTATAATAAGCAACTTGCTTTTGCTATTTTTTCAAAATATCTTTTAGCTTTTGAATTTATAGCTATTTTGCTTTTAATCGCTTTAATTTGTGCGATCGTGCTTACACATAAAGAGCTTACAAAGGAAAGATAA
- the nuoK gene encoding NADH-quinone oxidoreductase subunit NuoK, producing MVEKYFFIAIAMFIIGLIGILKRQNLIMLFISSEILLNAANLALVAASKMHQDLNGQVFALFVMGVAACEVAVGVAFCVLWYRRKGTLELKSLKEEV from the coding sequence ATGGTAGAAAAGTATTTTTTTATAGCTATTGCAATGTTTATTATAGGATTAATCGGTATTTTAAAAAGACAAAATCTCATTATGCTTTTTATTTCAAGTGAAATTTTACTCAATGCAGCAAATTTAGCCCTTGTTGCAGCTTCTAAGATGCATCAGGATTTAAATGGACAAGTTTTTGCTCTTTTTGTGATGGGTGTGGCTGCTTGTGAAGTGGCTGTGGGTGTGGCATTTTGTGTGCTTTGGTATAGAAGAAAAGGCACTTTAGAATTAAAGAGCCTAAAAGAGGAGGTTTGA
- the nuoL gene encoding NADH-quinone oxidoreductase subunit L, with amino-acid sequence MQNLALISLFSPFVAFLFASCFALSERKIFVAYVCSLLIGISAFCSLYLLFNNQAFNVSLFEWFIGLSFGFNIDAISLTMMSVVGVVATCVHFYSIFYMAHDKDFNKFFAYLGLFVFSMLFLVMSDNFLGLFVGWEGVGLCSWLLIGFWYKNNTYSFAANEAFIMNRIADLGMLLGIFWLYIQAGTLKYNEVFAIAQNLDHNALVLIASCLFIGAMGKSAQFPLHTWLADAMAGPTPVSALIHAATMVTAGVYLVIRAGEIYSLVPEVSYFIALLGAFVAIFAASMALVARDLKRIIAYSTLSQLGYMFVAAGLGAYGIALFHLVTHAFFKSLLFLGAGNVMHAMDDQLDIKKMGGLFKSLKITAIFMTIGSLALAGIYPLAGFFSKDLILGYSFIAHYHGIFLILLISAFLTAFYSFRLLMLVFFTPSRHDKHPHEASKIALLAMSPLVVLAIIAGLFEHSFFEYLSTQLIFIDAQNKLVMICASVAAVLGVVLAIIAYKASWFKDSIEQNKIHKLLSNDYFIPKFYHEFIVSKYESLCAVLKHCDTYIFDAIVEKIAYYCNLISQKIIMTNSLNLMLRFLVAGFVILLILVWVV; translated from the coding sequence ATGCAAAATTTAGCTTTGATTTCTCTTTTTAGCCCTTTTGTAGCTTTTTTATTTGCAAGTTGTTTTGCTTTAAGTGAAAGAAAAATTTTTGTCGCTTATGTATGTTCTTTATTGATTGGCATAAGTGCATTTTGTTCTTTGTATCTACTTTTTAACAATCAAGCTTTTAATGTAAGTTTATTTGAGTGGTTTATAGGTTTAAGCTTTGGATTTAACATAGACGCTATTTCTCTTACTATGATGAGTGTTGTGGGTGTTGTAGCAACTTGTGTGCATTTTTATAGTATTTTTTATATGGCTCACGATAAAGATTTTAATAAATTTTTTGCTTATTTAGGGCTTTTTGTATTTTCAATGCTTTTTTTAGTAATGAGTGATAATTTTTTAGGACTTTTTGTAGGCTGGGAAGGAGTAGGGCTTTGTTCTTGGCTTTTAATCGGTTTTTGGTATAAAAATAATACTTATTCTTTTGCAGCTAATGAAGCTTTTATCATGAATCGTATTGCGGATTTGGGTATGCTTTTAGGAATTTTTTGGCTTTATATTCAAGCAGGTACTTTAAAATACAATGAAGTATTTGCCATAGCGCAAAATTTAGATCATAATGCTTTGGTTTTGATTGCGAGTTGTTTATTTATCGGAGCTATGGGAAAATCCGCACAATTTCCTCTTCATACTTGGCTTGCAGATGCAATGGCAGGACCTACACCTGTTTCAGCCTTAATCCATGCCGCTACTATGGTAACTGCGGGGGTTTATTTGGTTATTCGTGCAGGAGAAATTTACTCTTTAGTGCCTGAGGTTTCTTATTTTATTGCTTTGCTGGGAGCATTTGTGGCTATTTTTGCAGCTTCCATGGCTTTGGTGGCTAGGGATTTAAAACGCATTATTGCTTATTCTACTTTATCGCAGCTTGGATATATGTTTGTGGCTGCAGGACTTGGAGCTTATGGTATAGCTTTATTTCACTTAGTAACCCATGCTTTTTTCAAATCTTTACTCTTTTTAGGTGCTGGAAATGTTATGCATGCAATGGATGATCAACTAGATATTAAAAAAATGGGTGGGCTTTTTAAATCTTTAAAAATCACTGCTATTTTTATGACTATAGGTTCTTTGGCTTTAGCAGGAATTTATCCTTTAGCAGGCTTTTTCTCAAAAGATTTGATTTTGGGTTATTCTTTTATCGCTCATTATCATGGAATTTTCTTAATTCTTTTAATCTCAGCCTTTTTAACCGCTTTTTATAGTTTTAGACTTTTAATGTTGGTATTTTTCACTCCTTCTAGACATGATAAACATCCACATGAAGCAAGTAAAATAGCTCTTTTGGCTATGAGTCCTTTGGTGGTTTTAGCTATTATTGCGGGCTTGTTTGAGCATAGTTTTTTTGAATATCTTAGCACTCAACTTATTTTTATCGATGCTCAAAATAAACTTGTAATGATTTGTGCGAGTGTAGCAGCTGTTTTGGGTGTAGTTTTAGCTATTATAGCTTATAAGGCTTCTTGGTTTAAAGATAGCATAGAGCAAAATAAAATCCATAAGCTTTTGAGCAATGATTATTTTATTCCTAAGTTTTATCATGAATTTATAGTTTCAAAATACGAAAGCTTGTGTGCGGTTTTAAAACATTGTGATACTTATATTTTTGATGCTATAGTGGAGAAAATTGCTTATTATTGTAATTTGATTTCGCAAAAAATAATTATGACAAATAGTCTTAATTTGATGCTTAGATTTTTGGTGGCAGGATTTGTGATTTTGCTTATTTTGGTATGGGTGGTGTAA
- a CDS encoding NADH-quinone oxidoreductase subunit M, with the protein MLNYLIFFPLIAAFVTLVLNRGGIKVFSVIASLMVLGLNIKIWQDYLNGINLEYQLPFKVVNFMSYHIGADSIALILMLLSSLMIFLSFLFLKIEQKAMVSCIFFLEFAIMGLFSSLDGLLFYVFWEFSLLPLLYIMGVYGKDYRAGIKFFVYAFAGSILMLLALIYQAYATYKLLNIFTFDIEIWKNNASAMSFNEQILLFGAFFVAFAIKAPLFPFHTWAPKVYANSPILVSMMLVAFKMAPFGFLRFCLPLFPDASVYFMPLVVALCIVSIIYNALIAYRASNLKELIAYSSISHLGVMILGIFSFNALGLSGAVFYMFAHGIVTGALFLMAELLYKKYGTLEISYYHSLASKAPLFTIFFTLILLASISLPLTLSFVGEFLILLGVAKLNLLYALLAGLVIILGAIYMLYVFRKMFFMQKENQLETCSLHAREILSLIPIVVLIFYLGIAPKIFLDPLNKDADFIVEKMKERAIDDQTIRFLNHLEGENNVR; encoded by the coding sequence ATGTTAAATTATCTAATCTTTTTTCCTTTAATTGCCGCTTTTGTAACTCTTGTTTTAAATCGTGGTGGTATAAAAGTTTTTAGCGTCATAGCGAGCTTAATGGTGCTGGGTTTAAATATCAAGATTTGGCAAGATTATTTAAATGGAATAAACCTTGAATATCAACTTCCTTTTAAGGTAGTAAATTTCATGAGTTATCATATAGGCGCTGATAGTATAGCTTTGATTTTAATGCTTTTAAGCTCTTTGATGATATTTTTAAGTTTTTTATTTTTAAAGATTGAGCAAAAAGCAATGGTGTCTTGCATATTCTTTTTAGAATTTGCGATTATGGGATTATTTTCTTCGCTTGATGGTTTACTTTTTTATGTATTTTGGGAATTTTCACTTTTACCTTTGCTTTATATTATGGGAGTATATGGTAAAGATTATAGAGCGGGGATTAAATTTTTTGTTTATGCCTTTGCGGGTTCTATTTTAATGCTTTTGGCTTTAATTTATCAAGCCTATGCGACCTACAAACTTTTAAATATCTTCACTTTTGATATAGAAATTTGGAAAAATAACGCTTCGGCTATGAGTTTTAACGAGCAAATTTTACTTTTTGGAGCATTTTTTGTTGCCTTTGCTATTAAAGCACCACTTTTCCCTTTTCATACTTGGGCGCCAAAAGTTTATGCAAATTCGCCTATTTTAGTTTCTATGATGCTTGTAGCATTTAAAATGGCTCCTTTTGGATTTTTACGCTTTTGCTTGCCGCTTTTCCCTGATGCGAGTGTGTATTTTATGCCTTTAGTTGTAGCTTTGTGTATAGTAAGTATAATTTATAATGCCTTAATCGCTTACCGCGCTTCAAATTTAAAAGAATTGATCGCTTATAGTTCGATTTCTCACCTTGGGGTTATGATTTTAGGTATTTTTTCTTTTAATGCTTTGGGGCTTAGTGGAGCGGTATTTTATATGTTTGCACATGGTATTGTTACGGGAGCTTTGTTTTTAATGGCTGAGCTTTTATATAAAAAATATGGCACACTTGAAATTTCTTATTATCATTCTTTAGCTAGTAAAGCGCCTTTATTTACTATTTTCTTTACTTTGATTTTGCTTGCAAGTATATCTTTGCCACTTACACTATCTTTTGTTGGAGAGTTTTTAATTCTTTTAGGTGTTGCAAAACTTAATTTACTTTATGCTCTTTTGGCAGGACTTGTGATCATTTTAGGTGCTATTTATATGCTTTATGTATTTAGAAAAATGTTTTTTATGCAAAAAGAGAATCAGCTTGAAACTTGCTCCTTGCATGCAAGAGAAATTCTTTCTTTGATACCTATAGTGGTTTTGATTTTTTATTTGGGTATAGCACCAAAGATTTTTTTAGATCCTTTAAATAAAGATGCAGATTTCATTGTTGAAAAAATGAAAGAAAGAGCTATTGATGATCAAACCATTCGATTTTTAAATCATTTAGAAGGGGAAAATAATGTTAGGTAA
- a CDS encoding NADH-quinone oxidoreductase subunit N: protein MLGNIDLSSLNIPLSYPFAFLIAVAIVLLLCSGFWKFHRTFYMATSSLSLIVSVFLILNNIAAQGLEAKGFLGTLNNDIVSLYASLVILCFSFLYLLMQKEENQGEFYSLFLFMVAGLLLMVSSSNLILIFIGLESSSLALYTLIAMRGSNNAISSAIKYFSVAAVGSGFFVMASALIYIRTGTLDLGLKLALDKDPMLLGAGVMIFVLCAIKLSLAPFHFWLKDVYSSAHVNLVAFISVVPKIAMFVVVIRLFSFLNHLGFENILNVLAVFSMLIAALAALSQKDVKKMFAYSSIVHSSFVLAACIPLLNVADDVLNSIFVYWVLFGFANYGVFLILSTFKGSSFEEFNALLLKKPLIALSLSFCVLSLAGIPPFGAFWGKVMVLKTLIVADYWYLALFMALASLLMLYAYLKLIIHALFIKTQAKVSEHLNFIQSFILTLCTLISVFALFLLLKI, encoded by the coding sequence ATGTTAGGTAATATCGATTTAAGCAGCTTAAATATCCCTTTATCCTATCCTTTTGCATTTTTGATTGCTGTGGCTATCGTGCTTTTACTTTGTTCGGGTTTTTGGAAATTTCATCGAACTTTTTATATGGCTACTAGCTCTTTATCTTTGATTGTGAGTGTTTTTTTAATTTTAAATAATATCGCTGCGCAAGGCTTAGAAGCAAAAGGATTTTTAGGAACTCTAAATAATGATATTGTTTCTTTGTATGCTTCTTTGGTTATTTTGTGCTTTTCGTTTTTGTATCTTTTGATGCAAAAAGAAGAAAATCAAGGCGAATTTTATAGTCTGTTTTTATTTATGGTAGCGGGGCTTTTGCTTATGGTTTCAAGCTCAAATTTGATCTTGATTTTCATAGGACTTGAAAGCTCTTCCTTGGCTCTTTATACACTTATTGCTATGCGTGGAAGCAATAATGCCATTTCAAGTGCTATTAAATACTTTAGCGTTGCGGCAGTAGGTTCGGGCTTTTTTGTTATGGCATCGGCTTTGATTTATATTAGAACAGGTACTTTGGATTTGGGTTTGAAATTGGCTCTTGATAAAGATCCTATGCTTTTAGGAGCAGGAGTTATGATTTTTGTTTTATGTGCTATCAAACTTTCTTTAGCTCCTTTTCATTTTTGGTTAAAAGATGTGTATTCTTCAGCGCATGTAAATTTAGTTGCTTTTATTTCTGTTGTCCCAAAAATAGCAATGTTTGTTGTAGTTATCAGACTTTTTAGCTTTTTAAATCATTTAGGATTTGAAAATATTTTAAATGTGTTGGCAGTATTTTCAATGCTTATTGCAGCTTTGGCCGCATTGAGCCAAAAAGATGTCAAAAAAATGTTTGCTTATAGTTCTATAGTGCATTCTAGTTTTGTTTTAGCAGCATGTATTCCTTTGTTAAATGTGGCTGATGATGTTTTAAATTCTATATTTGTTTATTGGGTGCTTTTTGGCTTTGCTAATTATGGTGTATTTTTGATTCTTAGCACCTTTAAGGGAAGCTCATTTGAAGAATTTAATGCTTTATTGCTTAAAAAGCCTTTGATTGCATTATCGCTTAGTTTTTGTGTGCTTTCATTAGCTGGAATTCCTCCATTTGGTGCTTTTTGGGGCAAGGTGATGGTGTTAAAAACTTTAATTGTCGCTGATTATTGGTATTTAGCTCTTTTTATGGCTTTGGCATCACTTCTTATGCTTTATGCTTACTTGAAGTTAATCATCCATGCTTTATTTATAAAAACTCAAGCTAAAGTTTCAGAGCATTTAAATTTTATTCAGAGTTTTATTTTAACTCTTTGCACTTTGATTAGTGTGTTTGCTTTATTTTTGTTACTTAAAATATAA